Sequence from the Streptomyces sp. NBC_00440 genome:
GGGGCATACAGGCACGTGAGCCCCGGGCTCGGCAGATACGGGGAGGGGGCCGGGCGCAGCGACCGTTGGGTGCGAGGAGGCTCGCGGGGACGCTGCGGAGCCGAACGCTCCTTGTCGTGCTCGCGCTGCTGGCGGTGCAGTTGGGATCGCTGATGGCACCGGCGTACGCCTGCGGGTGCGGTGCGCTGGTGCACGACCCGGCGTCCCGGCTGAACGTCGACCGGGAGACGTCGGCGGTGCGCTGGGACGGGCACAGCGAGCAGATCGTGATGAGCCTGACGGTCGCGGGGAACGCGGCGCAGGCCGCCTGGATCATGCCGGTACCGCACCGGGCCACGGTCACGCTCGGCGACAACGCGCTCTTCGACGCGCTGGATTCGGTCACCGCGCCGGTGCACCGCACCCGTCACCACTTCTGGCCGCACGGCAACGACTGGCCGTTCGGCTCCGGGTCCTCCGGTGACGGCGCGTCCGCCGCCGCGCGCCCCGCGGGCGCTCCCGCTGTCGGTGTGGTCGGCCGCGAACGGCTGGGGCCCTTCGACGTCGCGCGGCTGACAGCCACCGACCCCGCGGCCCTGGACAGCTGGCTCCGGCTGAACGGCTTCCGGATGCCCGCCGGGATGTCGGAGGACCTCAAGCCGTACGTCGACCAGAAGTGGGAGTACGTCGCGGTACGGCTGGCCCCCGACCGCAAGGGCGGCACGCTCACCGGCGTGCTCGACCCGCTCCGGCTGAGCTTCGCCAGCGACCGGCTGGTCTATCCGATGCGGCTGTCGCGGCGTGCGCGGAACCCCCAGACGCTCGGGCTGTACGTACTGGCCGCGCACCGGATGGAGCCGCGGGGCACCATCGGCGGGCTGCCGCCCGAGGTGACGTACGCCGGGCGGATCCCGTCGACCGGCGCGCTGGGCCGCTTCGCGGACGGGGAACGGTATCTGACCGCGCTGGAGCAGAGCTTCCCCGTGCCGTCCCGGATCAATGGGGACCACGAGCTGCGCCGTACCTCGTCCGACCGGCCCTACCAGCGGGTGATCTACGAGGAGAGGCTGCTGACAGCGGGCGGGGTCCCGGTCTGGCTGCTGACCGCGGGCGGGGTGCTGCTGGTGCTCGTGGTGGCGGCGCTGCTGCTGGTGCCGGCCCGCCACCGTCGCCCGGTCGTACCCCCGCCACCGGTGCACGTACCACCGCCGCTCTCCTGACCCGCCGGGGGCGCGCACTCGGGCCACGGGTAGATTCCTGGGTGAGTTCCCAGAAGGAACTTACCGGGAACTCATTTTTCGGCGGACCCGTGGGAGGAATCCATGCCCGAGATCCAGCACCAGGATCAGGACCGGTGGACCGAGGTCGACCGGTACTTCACCGACCATCTGGTCCCGGCCGACGACGCCTTGGAGGCCACGCTGGCCGCCAGCGACGCCGCCGGCCTGATCCCGATGAACGTCGCCCCGAACCAGGGCAAGCTGCTGCATCTGCTGGCCCGTATC
This genomic interval carries:
- a CDS encoding DUF2330 domain-containing protein produces the protein MAPAYACGCGALVHDPASRLNVDRETSAVRWDGHSEQIVMSLTVAGNAAQAAWIMPVPHRATVTLGDNALFDALDSVTAPVHRTRHHFWPHGNDWPFGSGSSGDGASAAARPAGAPAVGVVGRERLGPFDVARLTATDPAALDSWLRLNGFRMPAGMSEDLKPYVDQKWEYVAVRLAPDRKGGTLTGVLDPLRLSFASDRLVYPMRLSRRARNPQTLGLYVLAAHRMEPRGTIGGLPPEVTYAGRIPSTGALGRFADGERYLTALEQSFPVPSRINGDHELRRTSSDRPYQRVIYEERLLTAGGVPVWLLTAGGVLLVLVVAALLLVPARHRRPVVPPPPVHVPPPLS